A single Streptomyces sp. 2114.4 DNA region contains:
- a CDS encoding nicotinamide mononucleotide transporter family protein, with the protein MSALDSLNGVAFTAFGQHVIWSDMIGNTIGLAALALGWRRSIWTWPAQFLSGVILVAAYSSAHLSGGVGKQLLVIGVALWGWRQWQRGRQQAQDGSIAVRFADWRERGLLLGGTALGTAAVGTLFTLLPQLSWNPWPDAYIFVGTLAAMVAQARGLVEFWCAWLLVDLVGVPLAFSSGLAFSGLVYVVYLALVVWGMRDWWLRSRAAGRTVLEGAAA; encoded by the coding sequence GTGAGCGCCCTCGACTCGCTGAACGGCGTGGCCTTCACCGCCTTCGGACAGCACGTCATCTGGTCGGACATGATCGGCAACACCATCGGTCTGGCCGCCCTGGCGCTCGGCTGGCGGCGCTCCATCTGGACCTGGCCCGCCCAGTTCCTCTCCGGCGTGATCCTCGTCGCCGCTTATTCCTCCGCCCACCTCAGCGGCGGCGTCGGCAAGCAACTCCTGGTCATCGGCGTGGCGTTGTGGGGCTGGCGGCAGTGGCAGCGCGGCCGGCAGCAGGCGCAGGACGGCTCCATCGCCGTACGCTTCGCCGACTGGCGCGAGCGCGGTCTGCTGCTGGGCGGCACCGCCCTGGGCACCGCGGCCGTCGGCACCCTGTTCACCCTGCTGCCGCAGCTGTCCTGGAACCCCTGGCCGGACGCCTACATCTTCGTCGGCACGCTCGCCGCGATGGTCGCCCAGGCCCGCGGACTGGTCGAGTTCTGGTGCGCCTGGCTGCTGGTCGACCTCGTCGGCGTCCCGCTCGCCTTCAGCAGCGGCCTCGCCTTCTCCGGCCTCGTCTACGTCGTCTATCTCGCCCTCGTCGTGTGGGGCATGCGCGATTGGTGGCTGCGCTCGCGCGCCGCCGGCCGCACCGTCCTGGAAGGAGCAGCGGCATGA
- a CDS encoding cytochrome c oxidase assembly protein, with product MPLHGHAAPGGWAGVLLPALGLLLAAVAYLLLAHRARRRNPARGWGRRRAVSFLSGLVLLAVALLPPLAPFAHADFRGHMAQHLLIGMYAPLALVLAAPVTLLLRVLPAPRARQLTTALRTRPARVLAHPAVALPLSTGSLAVLYFTPLYHATMGIPAGHWLLHAHFLLSGCLFAHAVAGPDPAPARPGVRARLACLGVAIAVHAVISQLMYGGFLVDIHAPVDQVRGGAEIMYYGGDIAELLLALALVATWRPAPRSRPRTGATEPALATGTSSPAGGAS from the coding sequence ATGCCCCTCCACGGCCACGCCGCCCCGGGAGGATGGGCGGGGGTGCTGCTGCCCGCGCTCGGACTGCTGCTCGCCGCGGTCGCCTACCTGCTCCTGGCCCACCGGGCCCGTCGGCGCAATCCGGCGCGGGGGTGGGGGCGACGGCGGGCGGTGAGCTTCCTGTCCGGCCTCGTCCTGCTGGCCGTAGCCCTCCTCCCGCCTCTGGCGCCCTTCGCCCACGCCGACTTCCGCGGCCATATGGCGCAGCACCTGCTCATCGGGATGTACGCACCCCTGGCCCTCGTCCTTGCCGCTCCCGTGACCCTCCTGCTGCGCGTCCTGCCCGCCCCGCGCGCCCGGCAGCTGACCACGGCGCTGCGCACGCGCCCCGCCCGGGTACTCGCTCACCCGGCCGTCGCGTTGCCGCTCTCCACCGGCAGCCTTGCGGTGCTGTACTTCACACCCCTGTATCACGCGACCATGGGCATCCCGGCCGGGCACTGGCTGTTGCACGCGCACTTCCTGTTGTCCGGCTGCCTGTTCGCCCACGCCGTCGCCGGGCCGGACCCCGCGCCCGCACGTCCCGGAGTGCGGGCCCGCCTTGCCTGCCTCGGCGTCGCGATCGCGGTGCATGCGGTGATCTCCCAGCTGATGTACGGCGGCTTCCTGGTCGACATTCACGCTCCTGTCGACCAGGTCCGAGGTGGCGCGGAAATCATGTACTACGGCGGTGATATCGCCGAACTCCTCTTGGCCCTTGCGCTCGTCGCCACCTGGCGGCCCGCGCCCCGGTCACGGCCCCGCACCGGCGCCACGGAGCCGGCTTTGGCCACCGGGACGTCCAGCCCGGCGGGCGGAGCATCCTAA
- a CDS encoding ROK family transcriptional regulator yields the protein MHAPRAEAAGRTASPATARLINDRLALELLQSEGSLTASQLSALTGLSRPTVADLVERLQRAGLIAVVGESGARRRGPNARLYGIVADRAHLVGLDLRTHSVTVAVADLLGEVRAERTAPVGADDTPEAAVATALAVVDQALAATGAHHPHTIAVGAPGLVDPATGRLGGTDWIPSWHVALVDALRTRRAVSVLLENEVNLAALAEQRAGAARDRDTFVLLWLGHGTGAAVVLDGTLRRGASGGTGEIGFLPVPGTAALPSASGCDGGFHSLAGSAAICALAAEHGLLPTGTGPAPTVVHPPSFDADADADADADAPPSEAEEADADAPPAEAVVRAAVSAVSTPSAASAGAAAFLDALAARIALGVAAVCAVLDPGCVVLGGEIGRGGGEELAGRVAGQLARLSPLRTDVRAGAVGGRAVLRGAVLAAREAAQNELFTSAG from the coding sequence ATGCACGCACCGCGCGCGGAGGCGGCCGGCCGCACCGCCTCCCCGGCCACCGCACGGCTGATCAACGACCGTCTTGCGCTGGAACTCCTGCAGTCCGAGGGTTCCTTGACGGCTAGTCAGCTCAGCGCGCTGACCGGTCTGTCCCGGCCGACCGTGGCGGATCTCGTCGAACGCCTGCAGAGGGCCGGGCTGATCGCCGTGGTCGGCGAGAGCGGCGCACGGCGGCGCGGCCCCAATGCCCGGCTCTACGGAATCGTCGCCGACCGGGCCCATCTCGTCGGCCTCGATCTGCGGACGCACAGTGTCACCGTCGCGGTCGCCGACCTCCTCGGCGAGGTACGCGCCGAGCGCACCGCCCCCGTCGGCGCCGACGACACGCCCGAGGCGGCCGTGGCCACCGCCCTCGCCGTCGTGGACCAGGCCCTTGCCGCGACGGGCGCACACCACCCCCACACCATCGCCGTCGGCGCCCCCGGCCTGGTCGACCCCGCGACCGGGCGGCTCGGCGGCACCGACTGGATCCCGTCCTGGCATGTCGCCCTGGTCGACGCGCTGCGCACACGGCGTGCCGTCTCCGTCCTGCTGGAGAACGAGGTCAATCTCGCCGCCCTCGCCGAGCAGCGGGCCGGGGCGGCCCGCGACCGCGACACCTTCGTCCTGCTCTGGCTCGGCCACGGCACCGGCGCCGCGGTCGTGCTGGACGGCACGCTGCGGCGGGGCGCCTCGGGCGGCACCGGCGAGATCGGCTTTCTGCCGGTCCCCGGCACCGCCGCGCTGCCCTCGGCGAGCGGCTGCGACGGCGGCTTCCACTCCCTGGCGGGCTCCGCCGCGATCTGCGCCCTCGCCGCGGAACACGGCCTGTTGCCGACCGGGACCGGCCCCGCGCCCACGGTGGTGCATCCACCCTCGTTCGACGCCGACGCCGACGCCGACGCCGACGCCGACGCCCCGCCTTCCGAGGCCGAAGAAGCCGACGCGGACGCCCCGCCCGCCGAAGCCGTCGTACGCGCCGCCGTGTCCGCCGTGTCCACCCCGTCCGCCGCCTCCGCCGGCGCCGCGGCCTTCCTGGACGCACTGGCCGCACGGATCGCCCTCGGCGTGGCGGCGGTGTGCGCCGTGCTCGACCCCGGGTGTGTCGTCCTCGGCGGGGAGATCGGCCGGGGCGGCGGCGAGGAGCTGGCCGGGCGGGTCGCCGGGCAGCTGGCCCGGCTCTCCCCGCTGCGCACCGACGTCCGCGCGGGGGCGGTCGGAGGGCGGGCGGTGCTGCGCGGCGCCGTCCTCGCCGCGCGCGAGGCCGCACAGAACGAGCTGTTCACCTCAGCGGGGTGA
- a CDS encoding MFS transporter — MAGTGVPHDVTPLPRNELRRARRSVALVFLIHGSVTGNFATRIPWIQDHTGISPGRLGLALAFPAIGASLAMPLAGRISHRFGARTALRGLLALWTLSLLLPALSPGLYTLCPALLLYGAAAGTSDVAMNALGVETEDRIGKPIMSGLHGMWSAGALLGSAAGTVAAHAGWDARLHLAGAALVLTLLGVLACQGVLDLRSAPEEHPPPRFALPPKSALLIGAIGFCAVFAEGAGLDWSAVYLRDELGTDAGLAAASTTAFACTMAAARLAGDKVVARFGPVHTVRAGGVLAAAGGLLIIAARHPAMAMGGFGLMGLGIAVVVPLAFAAAGRSGPAPSQAIAGVATITYASGLIAPSAIGGIAQATSLTASFMLVTALACGLVLGARVLRAPSRTASGSTRAMTGDLERS, encoded by the coding sequence ATGGCTGGCACCGGTGTCCCCCACGACGTCACCCCGCTTCCCCGCAATGAGCTGCGGCGCGCGCGCCGCTCCGTGGCCCTGGTGTTCCTCATCCACGGCTCGGTCACCGGCAACTTCGCGACCCGTATCCCCTGGATCCAGGATCACACCGGCATCTCCCCGGGCCGGCTCGGCCTGGCCCTCGCCTTTCCCGCGATCGGTGCGTCCCTGGCGATGCCGCTGGCCGGCCGGATCAGCCACCGCTTCGGCGCCCGCACCGCGCTGCGCGGTCTGCTCGCCCTGTGGACCCTGTCGCTGCTCCTGCCCGCCCTCTCCCCCGGCCTGTACACCCTGTGCCCGGCATTGCTGCTGTACGGCGCGGCCGCCGGGACGTCGGACGTCGCGATGAACGCGCTGGGTGTGGAGACCGAGGACCGGATCGGCAAACCGATCATGTCGGGGCTGCACGGCATGTGGAGTGCGGGCGCCCTGCTCGGCTCGGCGGCCGGCACCGTGGCCGCACACGCCGGGTGGGACGCCCGGCTCCATCTGGCCGGCGCGGCGCTCGTCCTCACTCTGCTCGGTGTGCTCGCCTGCCAGGGGGTACTGGACCTGCGCAGCGCCCCCGAGGAGCATCCGCCGCCGCGCTTCGCGCTGCCGCCGAAGTCGGCGCTGCTCATCGGGGCCATAGGGTTCTGCGCGGTCTTCGCGGAGGGCGCCGGCCTGGACTGGTCGGCGGTCTACCTCCGCGACGAACTGGGCACCGATGCGGGCCTGGCGGCCGCGTCGACCACCGCCTTCGCCTGCACCATGGCCGCCGCCCGGCTGGCCGGGGACAAGGTGGTGGCCCGCTTCGGCCCGGTGCACACGGTGCGGGCCGGCGGGGTGCTGGCCGCGGCGGGCGGCCTGCTGATCATCGCGGCCCGGCATCCGGCCATGGCCATGGGCGGGTTCGGCCTGATGGGCCTCGGGATCGCGGTCGTGGTCCCGCTGGCCTTCGCGGCCGCCGGGCGCAGCGGCCCCGCGCCCAGCCAGGCGATCGCGGGTGTCGCCACGATCACCTACGCCTCCGGGCTGATCGCCCCGTCCGCGATCGGCGGTATCGCCCAGGCGACCTCGCTGACGGCGTCGTTCATGCTGGTGACGGCGCTGGCGTGCGGGCTGGTGCTGGGCGCGCGGGTCCTGCGGGCGCCGAGCCGTACGGCATCCGGCAGCACCCGTGCGATGACCGGCGATCTGGAACGGTCGTGA
- a CDS encoding riboflavin synthase: MFTGIVEELGEVVAVDNLGDASRFRLRGPVVTEDAKHGDSIAVNGVCLTVVDTADGEFTADVMAETLNRSSLGALAPGSRVNLERPMALGGRLGGHLVQGHVDGTGTLVDRTPAEHWEIVKIALPAGLSRYVVEKGSITVDGVSLTVVEAGDDFFTISLIPTTLALTTLGFKKAGDPVNLEVDVLAKYVERLLGRGSGDLKALDELKEMDR; encoded by the coding sequence GTGTTCACCGGAATCGTCGAAGAACTGGGTGAGGTCGTCGCCGTCGACAACCTCGGTGACGCCTCCCGCTTCCGGCTGCGCGGCCCCGTCGTCACCGAGGACGCCAAGCACGGCGACTCGATCGCCGTCAACGGCGTCTGTCTGACCGTCGTGGACACCGCCGACGGTGAATTCACCGCCGATGTGATGGCCGAGACCCTGAACCGCTCCAGCCTCGGCGCGCTGGCCCCCGGTTCGCGGGTCAACCTGGAGCGCCCCATGGCGCTCGGCGGACGGCTGGGCGGACACCTCGTCCAGGGGCATGTCGACGGCACCGGCACCCTTGTCGACCGCACCCCCGCCGAGCACTGGGAGATCGTCAAGATCGCGCTGCCGGCCGGGCTGTCCCGTTATGTCGTCGAGAAGGGCTCCATCACGGTCGACGGCGTCAGCCTGACCGTGGTGGAGGCCGGGGACGACTTCTTCACCATCAGCCTCATCCCCACCACGCTCGCCCTGACCACCCTGGGCTTCAAGAAGGCCGGCGACCCGGTCAACCTCGAGGTCGACGTCCTCGCCAAGTACGTCGAGCGGCTGCTCGGCCGGGGCAGCGGCGACCTCAAGGCTCTCGACGAGCTCAAGGAGATGGACCGGTGA
- the ribD gene encoding bifunctional diaminohydroxyphosphoribosylaminopyrimidine deaminase/5-amino-6-(5-phosphoribosylamino)uracil reductase RibD, with translation MATSAPVEAAAMRRAIELAARGLGHTSPNPVVGCVILDPAGRTVGEGWHQRAGGPHAEIHALRAAGELARGGTALVTLEPCNHTGRTGPCAQALIDAGISRVVYAVSDPNPTATGGAVTLAAAGIDVEGGLLADEAAAGNEAWLTSVLRRRPFVLWKYAATLDGRIAAADGTSRWISSPKSRADVHRLRAAADAVIVGSGTARADDPQLGARIGGLADDEISQPLRVVVDSGATAVKAGARVLDGTAPTLIAVAEDADAGHLEGLAPLLRLPRAAAGRGLSIPALLQALYEREVRSVLLEGGPTLAGAFLAAQAVDKVVGYLAPVLLGAGPAAVGDAGITTIAQALRLDVTDTERLGPDLRITATPIRHALPEEN, from the coding sequence GTGGCCACCTCAGCCCCCGTCGAGGCCGCGGCGATGCGCCGAGCCATCGAGCTCGCCGCGCGCGGCCTCGGGCACACCAGCCCGAATCCGGTCGTCGGCTGCGTCATCCTGGACCCCGCAGGCCGCACGGTGGGTGAGGGCTGGCACCAGCGGGCCGGCGGGCCGCACGCCGAGATCCATGCCCTGCGTGCCGCGGGCGAGCTGGCACGGGGCGGCACCGCACTGGTCACCCTCGAACCCTGCAACCACACCGGACGCACCGGTCCCTGCGCCCAGGCGCTGATCGACGCCGGGATCTCCCGCGTCGTCTACGCCGTCTCCGACCCCAATCCGACGGCCACCGGCGGCGCCGTCACCCTGGCCGCCGCCGGTATCGACGTCGAGGGCGGACTGCTCGCCGACGAGGCCGCCGCCGGCAACGAGGCCTGGCTGACCTCGGTCCTGCGCCGCCGCCCGTTCGTTCTGTGGAAGTACGCCGCCACCCTCGACGGCCGGATCGCCGCCGCCGACGGCACCAGCCGCTGGATCTCCTCGCCCAAGTCACGTGCCGATGTGCACCGGCTGCGGGCCGCCGCGGACGCCGTCATCGTCGGCTCCGGCACCGCCCGCGCCGACGACCCGCAGCTCGGCGCCCGGATCGGCGGACTCGCCGACGACGAGATCAGCCAGCCGCTGCGGGTCGTCGTCGACTCCGGCGCCACCGCCGTCAAGGCCGGCGCCCGCGTCCTGGACGGCACCGCCCCCACCCTCATCGCGGTCGCCGAGGACGCCGACGCCGGCCACCTCGAAGGTCTCGCCCCGCTCCTGCGGCTCCCCCGCGCCGCAGCGGGACGCGGGCTGTCCATCCCCGCACTGCTCCAGGCCCTGTACGAGCGCGAGGTGCGCTCCGTCCTGCTCGAAGGCGGCCCCACGCTCGCCGGGGCCTTCCTCGCCGCCCAGGCCGTCGACAAGGTCGTCGGCTATCTCGCCCCGGTGCTGCTCGGCGCCGGACCGGCCGCCGTCGGCGACGCCGGAATCACCACCATCGCCCAGGCGTTGCGGCTCGACGTGACCGACACCGAACGGCTCGGACCCGACCTGCGCATCACCGCCACTCCCATCCGCCACGCCCTCCCCGAGGAGAACTGA
- a CDS encoding SMI1/KNR4 family protein, with protein MERWDEGTVRARLREMAAQDGERARFGADTHRYELAPALPEAEIKAFEEAHGVGLPAAYRSFVAVVGNGPAGPGHGLMPLTTPRPEAGDEWAVDDEWEEDRLPGRLAAPFPLTEPLPGRIGASMGDLTRGTLMLAEEGCGMYVRLILTGPRAGEIWRLDPDWGGFVPESPDFRAWYTEWLQRP; from the coding sequence ATGGAGCGCTGGGACGAGGGCACCGTGCGCGCCCGGCTACGGGAGATGGCGGCACAGGACGGGGAGCGGGCGCGCTTCGGGGCGGATACGCACCGGTACGAGCTGGCGCCCGCGCTGCCGGAGGCGGAGATCAAGGCATTCGAGGAAGCCCACGGGGTCGGTCTGCCGGCGGCGTACCGGTCTTTCGTCGCGGTGGTGGGCAACGGCCCCGCCGGTCCCGGCCACGGGCTGATGCCGTTGACCACCCCCCGGCCGGAGGCCGGCGACGAGTGGGCCGTGGATGACGAGTGGGAAGAGGACCGGCTGCCGGGCCGACTGGCCGCGCCGTTCCCCCTCACCGAACCCCTGCCCGGCCGGATCGGCGCCTCGATGGGTGACCTGACCCGGGGCACGCTCATGCTGGCCGAAGAAGGCTGCGGCATGTACGTCCGGCTGATCCTGACCGGCCCGCGAGCGGGCGAGATCTGGCGGCTCGACCCGGACTGGGGCGGCTTCGTCCCGGAGAGCCCTGACTTTCGCGCCTGGTACACCGAGTGGCTGCAGCGTCCGTGA
- a CDS encoding uracil-xanthine permease family protein, which translates to MAGLGWTVHGDGRHLKPGEVVRPGERLTWGRTIALGAQHVVSMIGACFVAPVLMGLDPSLALMASGVATALFLVMTRGRIPSYLGSSLSFVGVSAVIAGQGGDAGTLTGAMLVVGAALAGCGIVIHAVGARVIHAVLPPVVTGAVVMLIGFNLAPVTASTYWPQDQWTALATMLFTGLALVVLRGFWSRIAIFLGLVFGYALSWILDRTAGKIHSVNGAGKLTDHWRIDFSGVAKADWIGLPVFHAPNFSASAILVALPVLIALIAENAGHIKAVGAMTGDPLEDKMGVAIIADGTATVLSTAVGGPATTTYAENIGVMAATRVYSTAAYWAAAGFALLFGLCPKFGAVVAAIPGGVLGGITVILYGMIGLLGAQIWVRNKVDFSVPLNLIPAAAGIIIAIGGVSLKFTEHFELSGIALGTLTVLTGYHALRWLSGPAGRPRTPLLDAGTGEYSEPTDGED; encoded by the coding sequence ATGGCCGGCCTCGGGTGGACAGTGCATGGAGACGGGCGGCATCTGAAGCCCGGCGAGGTGGTCAGGCCCGGGGAGCGCCTGACGTGGGGGCGGACGATCGCGCTCGGTGCCCAGCATGTCGTCTCGATGATCGGGGCTTGTTTCGTCGCCCCCGTGCTCATGGGTCTGGACCCCAGCCTCGCCCTGATGGCGTCGGGTGTGGCCACCGCGCTGTTCTTGGTGATGACCCGCGGACGCATTCCCAGCTACCTGGGCTCCTCGCTCTCCTTCGTTGGCGTGTCCGCCGTGATCGCGGGCCAGGGGGGCGACGCCGGCACGCTGACGGGGGCGATGCTCGTGGTGGGTGCCGCTCTGGCCGGCTGTGGCATCGTCATCCATGCCGTCGGGGCGCGGGTGATCCACGCCGTGCTCCCGCCGGTGGTGACCGGCGCGGTCGTGATGCTGATCGGCTTCAACCTCGCCCCCGTCACGGCGTCCACGTACTGGCCGCAGGATCAGTGGACCGCTCTGGCGACGATGCTGTTCACCGGACTCGCTCTCGTCGTCCTGCGGGGCTTCTGGTCGCGGATCGCCATCTTCCTGGGCCTGGTCTTCGGCTATGCGCTGTCCTGGATCCTTGACCGCACCGCGGGCAAGATTCACTCGGTCAACGGTGCGGGCAAGCTCACGGACCACTGGCGCATCGACTTTTCGGGAGTCGCCAAGGCTGACTGGATCGGCCTTCCCGTGTTCCACGCACCGAACTTCTCGGCCTCCGCGATCCTCGTCGCGCTGCCGGTCCTCATCGCGCTGATCGCGGAGAACGCCGGACACATCAAGGCAGTCGGCGCCATGACCGGTGACCCCTTGGAGGACAAGATGGGCGTGGCCATCATCGCCGATGGCACCGCAACGGTCCTGTCCACCGCGGTGGGTGGTCCCGCCACCACGACCTACGCCGAGAACATCGGTGTGATGGCGGCCACCAGGGTCTACTCCACCGCGGCTTACTGGGCGGCGGCCGGCTTCGCCTTGCTCTTCGGCCTGTGCCCGAAGTTCGGCGCGGTGGTGGCGGCGATTCCCGGCGGGGTGCTGGGCGGTATCACCGTCATCCTCTACGGCATGATCGGCCTGTTGGGCGCCCAGATCTGGGTGCGGAACAAGGTGGACTTCTCGGTCCCGCTGAACCTCATTCCCGCGGCGGCCGGGATCATCATCGCCATCGGGGGTGTCTCGCTGAAGTTCACCGAGCACTTCGAACTGAGCGGCATCGCCTTGGGGACGCTCACCGTGCTCACTGGCTACCATGCCCTGCGCTGGCTCTCCGGGCCGGCAGGACGGCCCCGCACGCCCCTCCTCGACGCCGGGACCGGCGAGTACTCGGAGCCCACGGACGGGGAGGACTGA
- a CDS encoding SDR family oxidoreductase, with the protein MATILVTGGTGTLGRVLVGRLLDDGHDVRSLSRRPHTGTARPRPRSYAVDLRDGTGLPEAVTGVDAIVHCASSPAGGDAEAAGRLIAAARAAGVAHLVYISIVGVDRVPIRYYRTKLAVERLIEDSGIGWTVLRTTQFHHLVLDVIKAGARSPVLPVPTGVRVQPIEVQEVAARLAELAAGEPAGRVTDMGGPEVLDARDLVRATLEAGGRHRLLMPLWLPGASAAALRRGGNLTPEHADGLRTYAEFLAERTGAGARR; encoded by the coding sequence ATGGCGACAATTCTGGTGACCGGCGGCACGGGCACACTCGGGCGGGTCCTGGTCGGCCGGCTGCTCGACGACGGCCATGACGTCCGGTCGCTGAGCCGGCGGCCGCACACCGGAACGGCACGCCCGCGCCCGCGTTCGTACGCGGTCGACCTGCGGGACGGCACGGGCCTGCCCGAGGCGGTGACCGGCGTTGACGCGATCGTGCACTGCGCCTCGTCACCGGCGGGCGGGGACGCGGAGGCGGCCGGGCGGCTCATCGCGGCGGCGAGGGCGGCGGGCGTGGCGCACCTGGTGTACATCTCGATCGTCGGCGTGGACCGCGTCCCGATCCGCTACTACCGCACCAAGCTCGCCGTGGAGCGCCTGATCGAGGACTCCGGTATCGGCTGGACGGTGCTGCGGACCACGCAGTTCCACCACCTCGTGCTCGACGTGATCAAGGCGGGGGCCCGGTCGCCGGTGCTCCCGGTGCCGACGGGCGTACGGGTGCAGCCGATCGAGGTGCAGGAAGTCGCCGCCCGGCTGGCCGAGTTGGCGGCCGGCGAACCGGCCGGGCGGGTCACCGACATGGGTGGTCCCGAGGTGCTGGACGCCCGGGATCTCGTGCGGGCCACGCTGGAAGCGGGTGGGCGGCACCGGCTGCTGATGCCGCTGTGGCTGCCGGGCGCGTCCGCCGCGGCACTGCGCCGCGGCGGCAACCTCACCCCGGAGCACGCCGACGGTCTGCGGACCTACGCCGAATTCCTCGCGGAGCGTACGGGGGCCGGGGCCCGTCGATGA
- a CDS encoding thioesterase family protein, whose translation MSVETLQTTTVPYGELVPVTVHFDDLDALGMLHNSRYPLLAERAWAEYWHGRGFGFDGDWAAAGDMCNVIKEMQVSYERPLTRPGRYAAHLWVARLGRTGLTYGFRICSADGSETYAHGHRVLVRVDAQTLRPTPWSDRARNIAAQLLRPEEPDAGAEADAA comes from the coding sequence GTGAGCGTCGAAACCCTCCAGACCACCACCGTTCCGTACGGCGAACTGGTCCCCGTCACCGTCCACTTCGACGACCTCGACGCGCTCGGCATGCTCCACAACTCCCGCTACCCGCTGCTGGCCGAGCGCGCCTGGGCGGAGTACTGGCACGGCCGGGGCTTCGGCTTCGACGGCGACTGGGCCGCCGCGGGCGATATGTGCAACGTCATCAAGGAGATGCAGGTCTCCTACGAGCGTCCCCTCACCCGTCCCGGCCGCTATGCGGCACACCTCTGGGTCGCCCGCCTCGGCCGCACCGGCCTCACCTACGGCTTCCGTATCTGCTCGGCCGACGGCAGCGAGACCTACGCCCACGGCCACCGGGTGCTGGTCCGCGTCGATGCGCAGACGCTGCGCCCCACCCCCTGGTCCGACCGCGCCCGGAACATCGCGGCGCAGCTGCTCCGGCCGGAGGAGCCGGACGCGGGCGCCGAGGCGGACGCTGCCTGA
- a CDS encoding DUF2243 domain-containing protein yields MATTTAETRAGAAPTSLQLPGLVLGVGLGGFVDGILLHQLLQWHHMLTSTNDDRIGVRYYDPHTVSGLRMNTVWDGVFHVICWLAVLLGLALLYSRVTHHRRRVWTSRALWGWMLAGWGLFNLVEGLLDHQILGIHHVHGGPYRIWWDMGFLFLGLLLLIGGYLVQRSGPAFDPYAVADGRKARTRSE; encoded by the coding sequence ATGGCCACCACCACCGCAGAGACCCGGGCGGGCGCGGCGCCCACGAGCCTGCAGTTACCGGGTCTCGTGCTGGGCGTGGGGCTGGGCGGATTCGTCGACGGCATCCTGCTGCACCAACTTCTGCAGTGGCACCACATGCTCACCAGCACCAACGACGACCGCATCGGCGTGCGGTACTACGACCCCCACACGGTCTCGGGCCTGCGGATGAACACGGTGTGGGACGGCGTCTTCCACGTCATCTGCTGGCTCGCCGTGCTGCTGGGCCTGGCCCTCCTGTACTCCCGTGTCACCCACCACCGGCGCCGTGTGTGGACCTCCCGGGCGCTGTGGGGCTGGATGCTGGCCGGCTGGGGACTGTTCAACCTCGTCGAAGGGCTTCTCGACCACCAGATCCTCGGCATCCACCACGTCCATGGCGGCCCCTACCGGATCTGGTGGGACATGGGCTTCCTCTTCCTGGGCCTGCTCCTGCTCATCGGCGGCTACCTGGTCCAGCGCAGTGGTCCGGCCTTCGATCCGTACGCCGTTGCCGACGGCCGAAAAGCCCGGACCCGGAGCGAATGA